The nucleotide window TGATCGAACCGACAACGGAACCGGACGGCACGCGACACACGCCCGTGGATCGCTCGCCAGCGCTCCAGCACGTAACCGTCGAATACGACGAGCAGATCGCCGTCTGTACGATGTTTCCCGAGCACGTGGCCGAAGACGAGATCGCAACTCAGTGGCTCACGGCGACGGGCGACTCGTTTGTCTCGCTGGCGGACAGTCGGTAGCCGACTGCGACGCTCTTTTGCGCTGTTCCGGCCTTACAGTCGTTCGTAGACGATATCCAGAAATTCGGTGACAGCGGCGTTAAACGCTGTCGGCTGCTCGAGCATCGCGAGATGGGCTGCTCCCTCGAGTTCCGCGAGCCAGGCGTCGTCGATTTCGTCGGCGAGATACTCGTGATACCGCGGTGGCGTGAGTTGGTCGTGCTCGCCGTAGGCCGCGAGAACGGGGCTCTCGATCGTCGAGAGGTCGTCGCGCACGTCGAACTCGTGGCACGTCAGGAAATCACGGCACGTGACATCTTGGCCGGTCTCGCGAAGCTGGTGCATCGACTCCTCGCGCAGTTCCGGCGCAGGGTCGTGAAAGAGTCGGTCCGGCCCGTGGAGGAACTCGATGGCACGCTCGAAGTCGTTCTCGAGCCACTCGAGGAGATCTTCGAGGACGCCCAGCCGTGCGCCGGTGCCAGTGAGAACGGCTGCGTCGGGTTCGAACTCGCGTTCGATTAGAATATGCATGACGATGGCGCCACCGAGCGAGTTGCCGACCAGAACCCGACTGTCCGTTTCCTCGACGACAGCCAGTACGTCGTCGGCGTACGCAGAAAGACGTGTATAGCCGGGCTGG belongs to Natronorubrum aibiense and includes:
- a CDS encoding DUF7511 domain-containing protein is translated as MSEQPDTMIEPTTEPDGTRHTPVDRSPALQHVTVEYDEQIAVCTMFPEHVAEDEIATQWLTATGDSFVSLADSR
- a CDS encoding alpha/beta fold hydrolase, whose translation is MEVVTHHGRNTAYEVADRGGDGAPICFVHGSGGSRNVWRAQHRLADRNPIVTLDLSGHDDSDDVDAQPGYTRLSAYADDVLAVVEETDSRVLVGNSLGGAIVMHILIEREFEPDAAVLTGTGARLGVLEDLLEWLENDFERAIEFLHGPDRLFHDPAPELREESMHQLRETGQDVTCRDFLTCHEFDVRDDLSTIESPVLAAYGEHDQLTPPRYHEYLADEIDDAWLAELEGAAHLAMLEQPTAFNAAVTEFLDIVYERL